The following coding sequences lie in one Montipora foliosa isolate CH-2021 chromosome 11, ASM3666993v2, whole genome shotgun sequence genomic window:
- the LOC137977398 gene encoding general transcription factor 3C polypeptide 2-like — protein MSEHKPLIPAFRKFIRKDSIESTDQFLAISAYRSLDQVHLVHNAFSNMGLIQLWNTGKLKADSASSGAKPTLSLGIAHNYGTIREISWCPSGTWESVSSKQYEDDLPRLGLMAVASSDGLVRILSIPWPSVLLSASEPEQNSNQSSCSSVIMHATPHVVLVPCSMGATYDGQCGQAWCVRWNPHSMHDKIAAGFSDGSVAIWNLSTESVLLKEPIAFEKRTFRLFPFLHISANSSVIREVAWCPQNPDIFVTGGYDRHYKLWNLKTPYLPITTFKRGIPTEIEWPQSFGSIVSSEEDCFQFGRCPNIVRKISFMDNHATLSHQNSTIWTLSLSDWSNFLACGDAAGEVVAVFLKSCSKNWPKFGIYRVYLERLRHDSTLPDVRSCNQLQEDTCGKKDQGTPELRHGTNVEDKRCLRTTKEVLQRHKLVFHDVNNVEFLNTINKSDPDVKRLTTPDTMQSVPCESWHNPQAIHKVRFNPNKQAFSWLASGGAAGLVRIHLIKQVT, from the exons ATGAGCGAACATAAACCTCTCATCCCTGCATTCAGGAAGTTCATCAGAAAAG ACTCTATTGAAAGCACAGATCAGTTCCTGGCCATCAGCGCTTACAGATCATTGGATCAG GTCCACCTTGTGCACAATGCTTTCTCTAACATGGGGCTGATACAACTGTGGAATACAGGAAAGTTAAAGGCGGACTCTGCGAG TTCAGGAGCAAAACCAACTTTATCTCTTGGCATAGCGCACAATTATGGGACAATAAGGGAAATAAGCTGGTGCCCTTCAGGAACATGGGAGTCTGTATCATCCAAGCAATACGAa GATGACCTTCCTCGTCTGGGTTTGATGGCTGTAGCTTCCAGTGATGGTTTGGTTCGCATTTTAAG TATTCCTTGGCCATCAGTGTTACTGTCAGCCTCAGAACCAGAGCAGAATAGTAACCAGTCCTCCTGCTCATCTG TGATAATGCATGCCACACCTCATGTTGTATTGGTGCCTTGCTCAATGGGTGCAACATATGATGGACAGTGTGGCCAAGCTTGGTGTGTCAGATGGAATCCACACTCCATGCATGACAAAATTGCAGCAGGGTTTTCAGATG GAAGTGTTGCCATTTGGAATTTGTCAACAGAGTCAGTGTTGTTGAAGGAGCCAATTGCATTTGAAAAGCGGACTTTTC GTCTTTTTCCCTTTCTCCATATTTCTGCAAACTCATCAGTTATCAGAGAGGTAGCCTGGTGCCCGCAAAATCCCGATATTTTTGTGACAG GTGGTTACGATCGACATTACAAGCTTTGGAATCTGAAGACTCCTTACCTTCCCATTACTACTTTCAAAAGAG GAATTCCTACTGAAATAGAATGGCCTCAAAGTTTTGGCAGCATCGTTAGTAGTGAAGAGGACTGTTTCCAGTTTGGAAGGTGTCCAAATATTGTAAGAAAAATTTCTTTCATGGACAACCACGCCACGTTGAGTCATCAGAACAGTACCATCTGG ACTCTTTCCTTGTCTGATTGGAGCAATTTTTTAGCTTGTGGAGATGCTGCAGGGGAAGTGGTGGCTGTGTTTCTCAAGAGCTGTAGCAAAAATTGGCCAAAGTTT GGTATATACCGTGTGTATTTGGAAAGACTTCGCCATGATTCAACATTACCTGACGTTAGAAGTTGCAACCAGCTACAAGAAGACACTTGTGGCAAAAAAGATCAGGGCACACCAGAGTTAAGACACGGAACTAATGTGGAAGATAAAAGATGCTTACGCACCACAAAAGAAGTTCTTCAGAGGCACAAGCTAGTTTTTCACGATGTTAACAAT GTTGAATTTCTTAACACTATAAACAAGTCAGACCCGGATGTGAAACGTCTAACAACTCCTGACACTATGCAGAGTGTGCCATGTGAGAGCTGGCACAATCCCCAGGCAATACACAAG GTTCGTTTTAACCCTAATAAGCAAGCTTTTTCATGGCTTGCATCAGGGGGTGCGGCTGGACTGGTGAGAATTCACTTAATCAAGCAGGTCACGTGA